One genomic region from Haloarcula taiwanensis encodes:
- a CDS encoding homoserine kinase, whose amino-acid sequence MLTVRAPATSANLGSGFDVFGVALERPADVVRLEKADRVTIEMTGAGSQYIPEDPEKNTVGAVAEALDAPARIQIDKGVRPASGLGSSAASAAAAAVGLNELYDRGYSREELVPIAAKGEAVVSGDAHDDNVAPSIMGGFTIATEKGVTQVDADIPLVACLPDIVVSTRDARNVVPESARVEQMVETVGNAAALTTGMHRDDPELVGQGMHDTVVTPARAKLIDGYEQVREAALAAGATGVTISGAGPTVIAACAEEDRRRIASTMLDAFGERGVDARVYQTRIGRGAEVF is encoded by the coding sequence ATGCTGACAGTCCGGGCGCCGGCTACCAGTGCGAACCTCGGGAGCGGCTTCGACGTGTTCGGTGTCGCACTGGAGCGTCCGGCCGACGTCGTCCGTCTGGAGAAGGCCGACCGGGTCACCATCGAAATGACTGGCGCTGGCAGCCAGTACATCCCTGAAGACCCCGAGAAGAACACCGTCGGTGCGGTCGCCGAGGCGCTCGATGCGCCGGCACGCATTCAGATAGACAAGGGCGTCCGCCCCGCCTCTGGGCTGGGCTCCTCGGCGGCCAGCGCCGCCGCAGCGGCCGTCGGGCTGAACGAACTGTACGACCGCGGGTACTCCCGCGAGGAACTGGTCCCCATCGCCGCCAAGGGCGAGGCCGTCGTCTCCGGGGACGCCCACGACGACAACGTGGCCCCCTCCATCATGGGCGGGTTCACCATCGCGACCGAGAAGGGCGTCACGCAGGTCGACGCCGACATCCCGCTCGTGGCGTGTCTCCCTGATATCGTTGTGTCCACGCGGGACGCGCGCAACGTCGTCCCCGAGAGCGCCAGGGTCGAGCAGATGGTGGAAACAGTCGGAAACGCTGCAGCGCTGACGACGGGGATGCACCGCGACGACCCCGAACTCGTCGGGCAGGGGATGCACGACACCGTGGTGACGCCGGCCCGCGCGAAGCTCATCGACGGCTACGAACAGGTCCGCGAGGCCGCCCTGGCGGCCGGTGCGACCGGCGTCACCATCTCCGGGGCCGGGCCGACTGTCATCGCCGCGTGTGCCGAGGAAGACCGCCGCCGGATTGCGAGCACGATGCTCGACGCCTTCGGCGAGCGCGGCGTCGACGCCCGCGTGTATCAGACCCGAATCGGCCGCGGTGCAGAAGTGTTCTGA
- a CDS encoding histidine kinase codes for MDVDIATVAILGNAGGALIGFAIAVVAARNQDVPGARQYGWLAAAGGCWCTISIWQIVVSDPAAVKTVYLLSRTAAMQVIGLWIVFALVYTGRQSWLRPSSLGPLFLVVNADVLLLLTDQAHDLVEVTAVPVTQLGTTLVAIQRGPTFAVLLAVSYGLLLLGYALLIEFLFRSQNVYRRQTAAIIIGTGLPIFVAVLYDFGYTPHPAIDLTPVAFSLNAVLVGWVLFKDESLSVTTLSGDTLVDNLPDPVIALTDDCVIIDYNAAAASALDHPDPDGESLDDLAPGIVEHIERGEVFSFGDSFTYYNPQTTSLTDQSGTERGRLVVLRDVTGQQRRQDRLEALQAATQQFIEAETAEGVAEMAVEFATAVLDKNAAGVFIENDRVLEPAVISESIEQNVAEELLYGSPTDEPESKLWKTYETGEIQAVSLDQDGLDPLDNALMLPLGSHGVMAITSHDSTLATEDRRYAAILAQTTQVALDQVERERELRQSRSSVQRRREQIEFFNGVLRHSLHNAMVVIRGRAEHIRETVPRSKQRHLDSISDWCGKLTEMSETIRDINNTVTASEAERLDAVDLNATLRRSIESLRDEYDSVAVSCELDEDYSVQANELLEEVLLSILRNAVEHNDADSPKVTVSVQQASDWLQVRIADNGPGMSDELKTTVFERGLSPDQTAGGFGLYFVSVMMDLYGGTLWFEDNHPTGTVAILEFQQAVTGGAVDDDQPVDTKTAATEAQTKSHNRG; via the coding sequence ATGGATGTCGACATCGCTACAGTCGCCATCCTCGGGAACGCGGGTGGGGCGCTCATCGGCTTCGCAATCGCTGTCGTCGCCGCCCGGAACCAGGATGTCCCCGGCGCTCGCCAGTACGGCTGGCTCGCGGCCGCTGGGGGTTGCTGGTGTACGATCTCGATATGGCAGATAGTCGTTTCGGACCCTGCCGCTGTCAAGACAGTGTATCTGCTGTCGCGAACCGCCGCTATGCAGGTCATCGGGCTCTGGATCGTCTTCGCGCTCGTCTACACTGGCCGCCAGTCGTGGCTTCGGCCATCGTCGCTCGGACCGCTGTTTCTCGTGGTAAACGCGGACGTGCTACTACTGCTGACGGACCAGGCACACGACCTCGTCGAGGTGACAGCCGTCCCTGTCACTCAGCTCGGGACGACGCTGGTCGCCATCCAGCGCGGTCCCACGTTCGCGGTACTTCTCGCCGTCAGTTACGGGCTGTTACTGCTCGGATACGCACTCCTGATTGAGTTCTTGTTCCGGTCGCAGAACGTCTATCGGCGACAGACAGCGGCCATCATTATCGGAACCGGCCTTCCGATATTCGTCGCTGTGCTGTATGATTTCGGCTACACACCGCATCCGGCTATCGACCTTACACCGGTGGCGTTCTCGCTCAACGCGGTGCTCGTCGGGTGGGTACTATTCAAAGACGAATCGCTGTCTGTGACGACGCTGTCGGGAGATACGCTCGTTGACAACCTTCCCGACCCGGTCATCGCTCTCACCGACGACTGTGTAATTATCGATTACAACGCCGCAGCGGCCAGCGCGCTGGATCATCCGGACCCCGACGGAGAATCACTTGATGATCTTGCTCCAGGAATCGTCGAGCACATCGAGCGTGGCGAGGTGTTCTCGTTCGGTGATTCGTTCACGTACTACAACCCACAGACGACGAGCCTCACTGATCAGTCCGGGACAGAACGCGGCCGGCTCGTCGTTCTCAGAGACGTAACGGGCCAGCAGCGCCGACAGGACCGACTCGAAGCGCTACAAGCCGCAACACAGCAGTTCATCGAAGCAGAGACCGCCGAGGGAGTCGCTGAGATGGCTGTCGAGTTCGCGACGGCCGTCCTCGATAAGAACGCAGCAGGCGTGTTCATCGAAAACGATCGCGTTCTCGAACCGGCCGTCATCAGCGAGTCGATCGAACAGAACGTCGCGGAAGAGCTGCTGTACGGTTCGCCGACGGACGAGCCTGAAAGCAAACTCTGGAAGACGTACGAGACAGGTGAGATACAGGCTGTCTCACTGGACCAGGATGGACTCGACCCGCTCGACAACGCCCTCATGCTGCCGCTCGGTTCCCACGGCGTGATGGCGATCACGTCACACGACAGCACCCTTGCCACGGAAGACAGGCGGTACGCTGCGATTCTCGCACAGACGACGCAGGTGGCCCTCGATCAAGTCGAACGCGAGCGCGAGCTCCGCCAGAGCCGCAGTTCTGTCCAGCGCCGCCGCGAGCAGATCGAGTTCTTCAATGGCGTCCTCAGACACTCGCTGCACAACGCGATGGTCGTCATCCGTGGCCGCGCGGAACACATCAGAGAAACCGTACCGCGGTCGAAACAGCGACATCTCGACAGCATCAGCGACTGGTGTGGGAAGCTCACTGAAATGAGCGAGACGATACGGGATATCAACAACACGGTGACAGCGAGCGAAGCCGAGCGGCTGGACGCCGTCGACCTCAACGCCACGCTCCGTCGCTCAATTGAGTCGCTCCGGGACGAGTACGATTCGGTAGCTGTCTCCTGTGAACTCGATGAGGACTACAGTGTGCAGGCGAACGAACTGCTCGAAGAGGTCCTCTTGAGTATCCTCCGGAACGCAGTCGAGCACAACGACGCCGACAGCCCGAAGGTGACTGTGTCGGTCCAGCAGGCCAGTGACTGGCTGCAGGTCCGCATCGCTGACAACGGCCCCGGTATGAGTGACGAACTGAAGACGACGGTGTTCGAACGCGGGCTCTCGCCCGATCAGACCGCTGGCGGGTTCGGGCTCTACTTCGTCTCGGTCATGATGGACCTGTACGGCGGGACGCTCTGGTTCGAGGACAATCATCCGACTGGGACCGTCGCGATCCTCGAATTCCAGCAGGCGGTGACAGGCGGTGCGGTCGATGATGACCAGCCTGTCGACACCAAGACGGCGGCGACCGAAGCGCAAACTAAATCCCACAACCGCGGATAG